A genomic window from Leptospira broomii serovar Hurstbridge str. 5399 includes:
- the lmtA gene encoding lipid A Kdo2 1-phosphate O-methyltransferase — MALIEELDKQGIFLFRWRSYIPGFILLLSLYALKDYQFLNGSYETNLYYAAACFFVSLLGLFVRCFVIGYAPARTSGRNTKEQIADMVNREGIYSLVRHPLYLGNFLLYIGPILYLRDLPLLLVFALFFGFYYERIMFTEEKFLREKFGREYLDWADNVPAFVPKLKGYVKPQLSFSIKNVLKREYPSLFGIVVIFVLFDFCASFLNNFGSWTAPWEVITEPQIWVFGIGAGFYIITRLIVKTTRWLQVEGR; from the coding sequence ATGGCTCTGATCGAAGAACTAGATAAACAAGGGATTTTCCTATTTCGCTGGAGATCCTACATTCCCGGCTTTATCCTACTCTTGAGTTTGTACGCTCTAAAAGACTATCAATTTTTAAACGGATCCTACGAGACCAATTTATACTACGCTGCAGCCTGCTTTTTCGTAAGCTTACTCGGTTTATTCGTTCGTTGCTTCGTGATAGGATATGCGCCGGCACGCACCTCAGGCCGAAATACGAAAGAGCAGATCGCAGATATGGTAAATCGGGAAGGAATCTATTCATTGGTTCGTCACCCGTTGTATTTGGGGAACTTCCTACTATACATAGGACCTATACTTTACTTGCGGGATCTTCCCTTACTTCTGGTATTCGCTCTTTTTTTCGGGTTCTATTACGAAAGAATTATGTTCACGGAGGAAAAATTTCTCCGGGAGAAATTCGGCCGCGAATATCTCGACTGGGCGGACAACGTTCCCGCTTTCGTTCCGAAATTGAAGGGCTACGTAAAACCCCAACTCTCTTTTTCCATTAAGAATGTCTTAAAAAGAGAGTACCCTAGTCTTTTTGGAATCGTCGTTATTTTTGTTTTATTCGATTTTTGTGCGAGCTTCCTGAATAATTTCGGCTCATGGACTGCGCCATGGGAAGTCATTACCGAACCGCAAATTTGGGTTTTTGGAATCGGAGCCGGATTTTATATTATCACTAGGTTAATCGTAAAAACGACTCGCTGGCTGCAAGTCGAAGGGAGATAG
- a CDS encoding DUF4340 domain-containing protein: MRWPKLFRNSQEYIRSNSGIALFLTNLFLALILLLVQDPWEAFKDTYTHADPFFPVKESDISKVVVGRKGEAVVLNRTIDSWEVSLPNGKEGQGDIERIETFLKGILALRKYTLLSQGNAPRSFAPEFGLDGDEPSLEVFDASGSSLGILYLGSLATRHAGMHVLEPQSGKIWLVRENLKLLSGNSKPDYFFSRSLFSKALSEAPIQSIRLTFLGNSEKNFSLVNSAGEWNLSTTEFSKPASTEEVNRFAETLLRLKADEILFENKEEIVPVRSEENFQVQLQSTSETELLSPIGKTKQGSWVFQRKGLNYKLILDPWTLEPILRKDLADFTSNKGTHSFQ, encoded by the coding sequence ATGAGGTGGCCAAAATTATTTCGTAACTCTCAGGAATATATCCGATCGAACTCGGGCATCGCTCTTTTCCTAACCAACTTATTTTTAGCCTTAATCCTTTTGCTAGTACAGGACCCTTGGGAAGCCTTTAAAGATACCTATACGCACGCGGATCCGTTCTTTCCTGTAAAAGAATCGGATATTTCAAAAGTCGTAGTGGGAAGAAAGGGTGAAGCAGTCGTTCTGAACCGCACAATCGATTCCTGGGAAGTCTCGCTCCCGAACGGCAAGGAAGGCCAAGGAGATATCGAGAGGATAGAAACCTTCCTAAAAGGGATTCTTGCATTACGAAAATATACGCTTCTATCTCAGGGAAATGCTCCCCGATCTTTTGCCCCTGAGTTCGGACTAGACGGAGACGAGCCTAGCCTGGAGGTATTCGACGCTTCCGGGTCTAGTCTAGGAATTCTTTATTTAGGTTCGTTAGCAACCCGCCATGCCGGCATGCATGTGCTCGAACCGCAATCCGGGAAAATTTGGCTAGTACGGGAAAATCTGAAACTATTATCAGGTAATAGTAAACCGGATTACTTCTTTTCCAGAAGTTTGTTTTCGAAAGCTTTGTCCGAAGCTCCGATTCAGTCGATTCGCTTAACATTTTTGGGGAACTCCGAAAAGAATTTTTCCTTAGTCAATTCGGCGGGGGAATGGAATTTATCCACTACTGAATTCTCCAAACCCGCCTCGACGGAAGAAGTAAATCGCTTTGCCGAAACCCTCCTCCGATTGAAAGCGGATGAAATTCTGTTCGAAAATAAAGAGGAAATCGTTCCCGTACGAAGCGAAGAAAACTTTCAAGTTCAACTTCAATCCACGTCCGAAACGGAGCTACTTTCCCCTATCGGTAAAACAAAGCAAGGAAGCTGGGTATTCCAGCGTAAAGGCCTGAACTATAAGTTGATTCTAGATCCTTGGACCCTCGAACCTATTTTACGAAAAGATTTGGCGGACTTTACTTCCAATAAGGGAACACATTCTTTTCAGTGA
- a CDS encoding GldG family protein yields the protein MKDLLKPFLEISKRRWFVLANLFLFFLLMNGIVSSGNCRKDLSRSQRFELTVSTRKLLQNLESILYIDAFYSSKVPGEYKARLDLTKEILSEIASVGGKKVVLRFFDPDSSQEDALKASESGIEPQILQKSDRNSASVKQAYLGLTLTLGSETEILPVAFFAEQIEYQVLSGIRKIQRKDQDSGLVLLKTHGSLSPQNPGPGSGKDTVGVFVHQVLETEIGVIPELNLESDEIPEGTSVLLWIGSGSLSQMERYRIDQFLVNGGSLILLSKTMDFRMESSGNRMGILTGEAGAGMAQTDPFAHDLNSFLEHYGIRILSNIVLDPDNSLPMGALIEVEPGVLGRYPYPAWIVASHKNNTLNDDSPFTKEQENLLLPWSSSIELIPGKQKNALGVPLIFSGSDAEIRSDRVMLGEKQLQQTPIRPNGGPFVLGAIVEGPLESYFADKPLPKGVGKNGYLSRSPKDKFGRILVLATPYLVSDILAFPDYREIFRDTNIPFILNAIDILSGDTDLLAARSKQSLILKMNPVSPKMEIFASLINVLGIPLFVSLYAFLHLRRRRRNRQR from the coding sequence ATGAAGGATTTGCTGAAACCGTTCTTGGAAATTTCCAAACGTCGATGGTTTGTCCTTGCGAACCTTTTTCTCTTTTTTCTTTTGATGAATGGAATCGTTTCTTCGGGCAATTGCCGCAAGGATCTTTCAAGATCCCAGCGATTCGAACTTACCGTAAGTACCCGAAAGCTGCTGCAGAATTTGGAATCAATTTTATACATCGACGCGTTCTATTCCTCCAAGGTACCGGGAGAATACAAAGCGAGATTGGATCTGACAAAGGAAATCCTAAGCGAGATCGCCTCTGTCGGCGGCAAAAAAGTCGTGCTCCGTTTTTTTGATCCGGACTCATCCCAGGAAGATGCTCTGAAGGCTTCCGAATCGGGAATCGAGCCTCAAATTCTACAAAAGTCCGACCGCAACTCCGCTTCGGTCAAGCAAGCGTATTTGGGACTCACGCTCACTCTCGGTTCCGAAACCGAAATTCTACCTGTCGCATTTTTCGCCGAGCAAATCGAGTACCAAGTCCTATCCGGAATTCGAAAGATACAGAGGAAGGATCAAGATAGCGGATTAGTGCTTCTAAAAACGCACGGAAGCTTGAGTCCCCAAAATCCCGGTCCGGGCTCGGGTAAAGATACTGTAGGTGTTTTTGTGCACCAGGTCTTAGAAACCGAAATCGGAGTGATTCCAGAATTGAATTTGGAATCTGACGAAATTCCCGAAGGAACTAGCGTCCTTCTTTGGATCGGATCAGGCTCATTGTCGCAAATGGAACGATATAGGATCGATCAGTTCCTAGTAAACGGTGGAAGCTTGATCCTTCTTTCAAAAACCATGGACTTCCGAATGGAATCCTCCGGTAATAGAATGGGAATTTTAACGGGAGAAGCTGGGGCAGGAATGGCTCAAACGGATCCCTTTGCCCACGATTTGAATTCATTTTTAGAACATTATGGAATTCGAATTCTCTCGAATATCGTCTTAGATCCGGATAATTCCTTGCCGATGGGGGCGCTTATCGAAGTCGAGCCCGGCGTTCTAGGTAGATATCCCTATCCCGCCTGGATCGTAGCCAGCCATAAGAATAACACCTTGAATGACGATAGCCCGTTTACCAAGGAACAGGAAAATTTACTTCTGCCTTGGAGTTCCAGTATTGAACTGATTCCGGGAAAGCAGAAGAATGCACTTGGAGTTCCTTTGATTTTTAGCGGCTCCGATGCGGAAATTCGATCGGACAGAGTCATGCTGGGGGAAAAGCAACTTCAGCAAACTCCGATTCGACCTAACGGAGGCCCCTTTGTGCTCGGCGCAATCGTTGAAGGTCCTCTCGAATCCTATTTTGCGGATAAACCTCTCCCGAAAGGAGTCGGAAAAAACGGGTACCTTTCCCGATCCCCGAAAGATAAGTTCGGAAGAATTCTAGTATTAGCCACACCGTATCTTGTTTCGGATATCCTAGCCTTTCCGGATTACAGAGAGATATTCCGAGATACGAATATTCCATTTATTTTAAATGCTATCGATATACTAAGTGGAGACACCGATTTATTGGCAGCAAGGAGCAAACAATCCCTGATTCTCAAAATGAATCCGGTTTCTCCTAAGATGGAAATTTTCGCAAGTTTAATAAACGTATTGGGAATTCCCTTGTTCGTGAGTCTCTATGCATTCTTGCATCTTCGTCGAAGAAGAAGGAACAGGCAGCGATGA
- a CDS encoding ABC transporter permease: protein MSYSSRIFEFYTNVKTVFSKEWIGYLNTPIGYIFAVLFLLLSSFLFFFGLGEDSFWDRNVASMEQFFLWIPLLYIVFVPAITMRLWSEEERTGTTEILFTLPLREYEIVLAKFIAAWFFLGTVLLTTVSIPFTIWALGDLDIGATLAGYLGCYLLGSCYISVGLLISALTKDQISAYLLTMLVCLFFFLLGYQPVLRFLGGASASFASFISLSRHFEPFRLGILDGKEIFYTVSFTVTALVANVIVLLGKRR from the coding sequence ATGAGTTATTCTTCTCGAATTTTCGAATTCTATACCAATGTAAAAACTGTCTTTTCAAAGGAATGGATCGGATATTTAAACACTCCGATCGGATATATCTTTGCGGTTCTCTTTCTATTGCTCTCTTCTTTTTTATTTTTCTTCGGATTAGGGGAAGACTCGTTCTGGGATCGAAACGTCGCAAGCATGGAGCAATTTTTTCTTTGGATTCCGCTCCTATATATCGTATTCGTTCCCGCAATCACGATGCGACTTTGGTCCGAGGAAGAAAGAACGGGAACTACGGAAATATTATTCACTCTTCCATTAAGAGAATATGAAATCGTGCTCGCAAAATTTATAGCAGCTTGGTTTTTCCTAGGCACAGTTCTTTTAACGACCGTTTCAATTCCATTTACTATTTGGGCCTTAGGCGACTTAGACATCGGAGCCACGCTTGCGGGATATTTAGGTTGTTATTTATTAGGAAGTTGTTATATATCCGTAGGCCTATTGATTTCGGCTCTTACGAAAGATCAGATTAGCGCTTACTTGCTAACTATGTTAGTCTGCTTGTTTTTCTTTTTACTCGGATATCAACCTGTTCTGCGCTTTTTAGGAGGAGCCTCGGCTTCCTTCGCCTCCTTTATCTCTTTATCCAGACATTTCGAGCCGTTTCGATTGGGAATTTTAGACGGGAAGGAGATCTTTTATACCGTCAGCTTCACGGTCACTGCATTAGTCGCCAACGTAATCGTCCTCTTAGGAAAAAGAAGATGA
- a CDS encoding ABC transporter ATP-binding protein: protein MGSLQANRLTKSFSNRPALFEIGFSVPKGRITGLLGPNGAGKTTTMRLLTGFLEPDAGTVSYGDISLHENPIQVKRNLGYLPEWAPIYPDLTSQEYLEFIGRARGLQGGILQHRIREMRELCDLGDYFFSEIGTLSKGFKQRVALAGTLIHDPEYIILDEPSSGLDPIQINQIRSIIRSFGREKVLILSTHILQEVEEICDHVLILHKGRLIADMSVKEINRGDSILLVAKTDLETLERCFKNTDIEILESKDSGNAKEFHLRSDTNSPEFLFEKIRSASFPVLEFRPVRRSLESVFQEFTAIP, encoded by the coding sequence ATGGGTTCCCTCCAGGCGAATCGACTCACAAAATCTTTTTCCAATCGGCCGGCCCTTTTCGAGATAGGTTTTTCCGTCCCAAAGGGACGAATAACCGGTCTCCTAGGTCCGAATGGAGCGGGAAAAACCACCACGATGCGCCTACTTACCGGATTCCTGGAACCGGATGCAGGAACCGTCTCTTATGGAGACATTTCCTTACATGAAAATCCGATCCAAGTAAAACGAAACCTTGGATACTTACCGGAATGGGCCCCCATCTATCCGGATTTAACGTCTCAAGAATATCTGGAATTTATCGGAAGAGCAAGAGGCTTACAAGGTGGAATTCTACAGCATCGAATTCGTGAAATGAGAGAGTTATGCGATTTGGGGGATTATTTTTTTTCGGAGATAGGAACCCTTTCGAAGGGATTCAAGCAACGAGTTGCATTGGCAGGCACGCTAATCCACGATCCTGAATATATAATCCTGGATGAACCGAGTTCGGGTTTAGATCCGATACAAATCAATCAAATACGATCAATCATTCGGTCTTTTGGACGGGAAAAAGTCCTCATACTTTCCACTCACATACTTCAAGAAGTGGAGGAGATTTGCGATCACGTTTTAATTCTCCACAAAGGGCGACTCATAGCGGATATGAGCGTGAAAGAGATCAATCGAGGCGATTCGATTTTACTCGTCGCTAAAACGGATTTAGAAACTTTAGAGCGATGCTTTAAAAACACGGATATCGAGATTCTGGAGTCGAAAGATTCCGGAAATGCTAAGGAATTTCATCTTCGATCGGATACGAATTCTCCCGAGTTTCTATTCGAGAAAATTCGCTCAGCGAGCTTCCCTGTTTTAGAATTTCGTCCGGTTCGTCGATCTCTCGAATCAGTCTTTCAGGAATTCACTGCGATTCCATGA
- a CDS encoding STAS domain-containing protein: MAKLELQGKQGTVRFDNQLLDGYEKVFDEISEHASRAQFQSLILDLTSTRKITSSGVAKLLTLKNLMDHFGVKLEVVNLHPPLLDVLKKFKVDLMLKIRS; the protein is encoded by the coding sequence ATGGCAAAACTAGAACTCCAGGGAAAGCAGGGCACGGTTCGGTTCGATAACCAGCTTTTGGACGGGTATGAAAAAGTTTTTGATGAAATCTCGGAACATGCTTCGCGTGCTCAATTTCAGAGTCTGATCTTGGATTTAACTTCCACAAGAAAGATTACCTCCAGTGGAGTTGCAAAACTTCTTACTTTGAAGAATCTCATGGATCATTTCGGAGTTAAGCTGGAAGTTGTGAACCTTCATCCGCCCCTACTCGACGTCCTCAAGAAATTCAAAGTCGACTTAATGTTAAAGATCCGTTCCTAA